The proteins below come from a single Thermopolyspora flexuosa genomic window:
- a CDS encoding AAA family ATPase: MRLHRLRLTAFGSFPGEEEVDFDALGASGLFLVHGPTGAGKTTVLDAICFALYGRVPGHRDNARSLRCDHAPPERGPSVELEFTLRGRRLRVTRSPAWQRPKLRGEGFVEEKPKVIVSELVNGEWVGRTRRLDEAGHLLGDLLGMSAEQFWQVVMLPQGDFARFLRATGDERGRLLRHLFSVQVFTDAENWLAEHRTRMGRERQELAHAVEVIVRRMEEAAGEHLLAHPGEAAAEPGTVSDAAPAGMSADAASGTLFDIAPGTPVGAVPAAAAGPVRKEAHVLADPAEDPLGWADGLIARAAALAAEAGEVCAARETSAQEAWRRLDAARALADRQRRYADALARRAALEEAAAERAELEAVLDAAARADRVRPLADAVTVRAEAATKAARVAADALARIPVPDPDAPGGGDGAGAERPAPDPEWLATLERRRRDEIARLDGLRAEEERLRTLRAEHEALEKDLAGWTGREREITDRLAVLPERRRRAEEELNAARIAAARLPGAEAACARAAELAAAVTALGRARAALPYGVGEGADALTRAERERRDEIARLAALGEDEERLAEVERRLAELAAEAEGLAVRRDAARAALEGLPERLAEATAALDAARGEAARVPAGQAAVDAARARLEAVLRRDALARELADAERERRAATDRAQELRERLLEIRQARIEGMAAELARHLVPGEPCAVCGSTEHPAPAAAAAAGPSADDEAAAQERYEVADRARGEAERRCAVLAGDLETARAAAGEASEAEARDALERAEAEVARLRDAAEREPGLAARADELRRELEAIEHALREADRELAEHETRRAALAGERDRLAARLEAARGEDDSVRARRDRLAAEAELIRAAIDAADRAGQARAAYRAARAGIDDELAAALDHGLAEVEAATGDGEAAPRDATARAGNLAAQDADGAATAWAGTAADGVADGAPGDDLSGGVGAGAGTAALGAVPEPAGLDADPVDRALGALPGTGMAAARAILARLRASAAREPELAAEAERLAAEAERLAAEMTELTQRIAAGRARRDELAADIDRIGALVAEARGADATLAARLDRLAEEADLLREAAEAATLAVTADAELAAARLQAEQAAREAGFASLAEAEAAARPPQEREAMAERLRELDGERIAVTRLLQDPELVAAAAEPEPDLAALEAAWQAAADDHQAAVSARDEAARRHERLVALRGELDEAWGRLRPAQERYELAKRMAELVGGTSPDNPHHIRLSSYVLGERLRQVVDAANERLEHMSAGRYLLLHDLRRAAGDRRRTGGGLGLRVLDGWTGVDRDPATLSGGESFICALALALGLADVVAAEAGGVEIGTLFVDEGFGTLDEDTLDGVLDILDELRSGGRTVGIVSHVAELRTRIKARLQVDKGRTGSTLRVIAAA; encoded by the coding sequence ATGCGCCTGCACCGCCTGCGGCTCACCGCGTTCGGCTCCTTCCCGGGCGAGGAGGAGGTCGACTTCGACGCGCTCGGCGCGTCCGGGCTCTTCCTCGTGCACGGCCCCACCGGCGCGGGCAAGACCACCGTGCTCGACGCGATCTGCTTCGCGCTGTACGGCAGGGTGCCCGGGCACCGGGACAACGCGCGCAGCCTGCGCTGTGACCACGCCCCGCCGGAGCGGGGGCCGAGCGTGGAGCTGGAGTTCACGCTGCGCGGCAGGCGGCTGCGGGTCACCCGGTCGCCCGCGTGGCAGCGCCCCAAGCTGCGCGGCGAGGGGTTCGTCGAGGAGAAGCCCAAGGTCATCGTGTCCGAGCTGGTCAACGGCGAGTGGGTGGGGCGCACCCGCCGCCTCGACGAGGCCGGGCACCTGCTGGGCGACCTGCTCGGCATGTCCGCCGAGCAGTTCTGGCAGGTCGTGATGCTGCCGCAGGGCGACTTCGCGCGGTTCCTGCGCGCCACCGGCGACGAGCGCGGGCGGCTGCTGCGGCACCTGTTCTCGGTGCAGGTGTTCACCGACGCCGAGAACTGGCTCGCCGAGCACCGCACCCGGATGGGCCGGGAGCGGCAGGAGCTCGCCCACGCCGTGGAGGTGATCGTCCGGCGCATGGAGGAGGCGGCCGGCGAGCACCTGCTCGCGCACCCGGGGGAGGCCGCGGCCGAGCCCGGCACCGTGTCCGACGCGGCGCCCGCCGGCATGTCCGCGGACGCGGCCTCCGGCACCCTGTTCGACATCGCGCCCGGCACGCCGGTCGGCGCGGTGCCCGCGGCGGCGGCCGGTCCGGTGCGGAAGGAGGCGCACGTCCTCGCGGACCCGGCCGAGGACCCGCTCGGCTGGGCCGACGGGCTGATCGCGCGGGCGGCGGCGCTCGCCGCCGAGGCGGGGGAGGTCTGCGCGGCGCGGGAGACGTCGGCGCAGGAGGCGTGGCGGCGGCTCGACGCGGCGCGGGCGCTCGCCGACCGGCAGCGCCGGTACGCGGACGCGCTCGCCCGGCGGGCCGCGCTGGAGGAGGCCGCCGCGGAGCGCGCCGAGCTGGAGGCGGTGCTCGACGCGGCGGCGCGGGCCGACCGGGTACGGCCGCTCGCGGACGCGGTGACCGTACGGGCCGAGGCCGCCACGAAGGCCGCCCGGGTCGCCGCCGACGCCCTCGCCCGCATCCCGGTGCCCGACCCGGACGCGCCGGGCGGCGGGGACGGCGCGGGGGCCGAGCGGCCCGCCCCCGACCCGGAGTGGCTGGCGACGCTGGAGCGCAGGAGGCGCGACGAGATCGCCCGGCTCGACGGGCTGCGCGCCGAGGAGGAGCGGCTCCGCACGCTCCGGGCCGAGCACGAGGCCCTGGAGAAGGACCTCGCCGGCTGGACCGGGCGGGAACGCGAGATCACCGATCGGCTCGCCGTGCTGCCCGAGCGGCGCCGCCGCGCCGAGGAGGAGCTGAACGCGGCCCGGATCGCCGCCGCCCGCCTGCCCGGCGCCGAGGCGGCCTGCGCGCGGGCGGCCGAGCTCGCCGCGGCGGTCACCGCGCTCGGCCGGGCCCGCGCCGCCCTGCCGTACGGCGTCGGCGAGGGAGCCGATGCGCTCACCCGGGCCGAGCGCGAGCGGCGGGACGAGATCGCCCGCCTCGCCGCGCTCGGCGAGGACGAGGAACGGCTCGCCGAGGTGGAGCGGCGCCTCGCCGAGCTCGCGGCCGAGGCGGAGGGGCTCGCGGTACGGCGTGACGCCGCCCGGGCCGCGCTGGAGGGGCTGCCGGAACGGCTCGCGGAGGCGACCGCCGCGCTCGACGCGGCGCGGGGCGAGGCCGCGCGGGTGCCCGCCGGGCAGGCCGCGGTGGACGCCGCCCGGGCCCGGCTGGAGGCGGTGCTGCGCCGGGACGCGCTGGCCCGGGAGCTGGCGGACGCCGAGCGGGAGCGGCGGGCCGCCACCGACCGGGCGCAGGAGCTCCGGGAGCGGCTGCTGGAGATCCGGCAGGCGCGCATCGAGGGCATGGCCGCCGAGCTCGCCCGGCACCTGGTGCCGGGCGAGCCGTGCGCGGTGTGCGGGTCCACCGAGCATCCCGCCCCGGCGGCGGCAGCGGCGGCGGGGCCGAGCGCCGATGACGAGGCGGCGGCCCAGGAACGGTACGAGGTCGCCGACCGGGCGCGGGGGGAGGCCGAGCGCCGCTGTGCCGTACTCGCCGGTGACCTGGAGACCGCCCGCGCGGCGGCCGGGGAGGCGTCCGAGGCCGAGGCGCGCGACGCGCTCGAGCGGGCCGAGGCCGAGGTCGCCCGGCTGCGCGACGCCGCCGAGCGGGAGCCCGGCCTGGCGGCGCGGGCCGACGAGCTGCGGCGCGAGCTGGAGGCCATCGAGCACGCCCTGCGCGAGGCCGATCGGGAGCTCGCCGAGCACGAGACGCGGCGCGCCGCGCTCGCCGGGGAGCGCGACCGGCTCGCCGCCCGGCTGGAGGCGGCGCGCGGCGAGGACGACTCGGTTCGCGCCCGGCGGGACCGGCTCGCCGCCGAGGCCGAGCTGATCCGCGCGGCGATCGACGCGGCCGACCGGGCCGGGCAGGCGCGGGCCGCGTACCGGGCCGCCCGCGCCGGGATCGACGACGAGCTCGCCGCCGCGCTCGACCACGGCCTCGCCGAGGTGGAGGCGGCGACCGGCGACGGCGAGGCCGCGCCGCGCGACGCGACGGCGAGGGCCGGGAACCTCGCCGCGCAGGACGCGGACGGCGCCGCGACCGCCTGGGCAGGCACGGCCGCGGATGGCGTCGCGGATGGTGCGCCGGGCGACGACCTGTCCGGCGGCGTCGGGGCGGGTGCGGGTACGGCCGCGCTCGGTGCCGTGCCGGAGCCCGCCGGGCTCGACGCCGACCCGGTCGACCGGGCCCTGGGCGCGCTGCCCGGAACCGGCATGGCCGCGGCGCGGGCGATCCTGGCCCGGCTGCGCGCGTCCGCGGCCCGCGAGCCGGAGCTGGCCGCGGAGGCCGAGCGGCTCGCGGCCGAGGCGGAGCGGCTCGCCGCCGAGATGACCGAGCTGACCCAGCGGATCGCCGCCGGGCGGGCGCGCCGGGACGAGCTCGCCGCGGACATCGACCGCATCGGCGCGCTGGTGGCCGAGGCGCGCGGCGCCGACGCCACGCTCGCCGCCCGGCTCGACCGGCTCGCCGAGGAGGCCGACCTGCTGCGCGAGGCCGCGGAGGCCGCCACGCTCGCGGTCACCGCCGACGCCGAGCTCGCCGCCGCCCGCCTGCAGGCCGAGCAGGCCGCGCGCGAGGCCGGGTTCGCGAGCCTCGCCGAGGCCGAGGCCGCGGCGCGCCCACCGCAGGAGCGGGAGGCGATGGCCGAGCGGCTGCGCGAGCTCGACGGCGAGCGGATCGCGGTCACCCGGCTGCTTCAGGACCCCGAGCTCGTCGCCGCGGCGGCCGAGCCCGAGCCGGACCTCGCCGCGCTCGAGGCCGCCTGGCAGGCCGCCGCCGACGACCACCAGGCCGCGGTCAGCGCCCGGGACGAGGCGGCCCGCCGCCACGAGCGGCTCGTCGCGCTGCGCGGCGAGCTCGACGAGGCCTGGGGCAGGCTGCGGCCCGCGCAGGAACGGTACGAGCTCGCCAAGCGCATGGCCGAGCTGGTCGGCGGCACCTCACCCGACAACCCGCACCACATCCGGCTGTCGTCGTATGTGCTCGGCGAGCGGCTGCGGCAGGTGGTGGACGCCGCCAACGAGCGCCTGGAGCACATGTCCGCGGGCCGCTACCTGCTCCTGCACGACCTGCGGCGCGCCGCGGGCGACCGCCGCAGGACCGGCGGCGGGCTCGGCCTGCGCGTACTCGACGGCTGGACCGGCGTCGACCGCGACCCGGCCACCCTGTCCGGCGGGGAGAGCTTCATCTGCGCGCTCGCGCTCGCCCTCGGCCTCGCCGACGTGGTCGCCGCCGAGGCGGGCGGGGTCGAGATCGGCACGCTCTTCGTCGACGAGGGCTTCGGCACGCTCGACGAGGACACCCTCGACGGCGTGCTCGACATCCTCGACGAGCTGCGCTCCGGCGGCCGCACCGTCGGCATCGTCAGCCACGTCGCCGAGCTGCGCACCCGGATCAAGGCCCGGCTCCAGGTTGACAAGGGCCGCACCGGCTCCACGCTGCGGGTGATCGCCGCGGCCTGA